A stretch of the Lolium perenne isolate Kyuss_39 chromosome 3, Kyuss_2.0, whole genome shotgun sequence genome encodes the following:
- the LOC139838020 gene encoding uncharacterized protein: MSSQLKLLNWNVHGLNDRARRSVVHDLAASSRCSILYIQESKLTSLNDVDKADIVGQTLKGCAHLPADGTRGGVLLFWNTDIYLVSNINIASCSITAKFTDRASNTSWHLTTVYGPADEERKLAFLNELVHIHSQISGAWLVIGDFNLILSDQDKNKRRVNRAWMRWFKNAVDSSFLREIKLIGRRYTWSNEQSDPTLVRLDRAFCNDDWGDLFQASKLLPQASSMSDHCPLLLVQDIRTRTPPRFRFESFWPLLQGYSSVVEQS; encoded by the coding sequence ATGTCGTCACAACTTAAGCTGTTAAACTGGAACGTTCATGGCCTTAATGACCGCGCTCGTCGTTCTGTCGTTCATGACCTCGCCGCCTCCTCCAGATGCTCGATCCTCTATATCCAAGAATCCAAGCTAACCTCCTTAAACGATGTTGATAAGGCTGACATTGTCGGGCAAACGCTTAAGGGCTGCGCGCACCTTCCGGCAGACGGCACTCGTGGTGGAGTCCTGCTCTTCTGGAACACAGACATCTACCTGGTGTCCAACATCAACATAGCCTCCTGCTCCATCACTGCAAAATTCACGGACCGTGCATCTAACACCTCCTGGCACCTTACAACGGTCTACGGACCGGCTGACGAGGAGCGCAAACTAGCTTTTCTCAATGAGCTGGTGCACATACACAGCCAAATCTCTGGGGCTTGGTTGGTCATTGGCGACTTCAACCTAATTCTGAGTGATCAAGACAAGAACAAACGAAGAGTCAACAGGGCATGGATGCGATGGTTCAAGAACGCAGTCGACTCCAGCTTCCTCAGAGAAATTAAGCTCATCGGCCGGCGATACACATGGAGCAATGAGCAATCTGACCCTACTCTTGTGAGACTTGATAGGGCATTCTGCAATGACGACTGGGGCGACCTCTTCCAAGCATCCAAGTTACTTCCCCAGGCCTCCTCCATGTCTGACCACTGCCCTCTGTTATTGGTTCAGGACATTAGAACCAGAACTCCGCCTAGATTCCGCTTCGAGAGTTTTTGGCCACTACTGCAGGGGTACAGCTCGGTTGTCGAGCAATCTTGA